One Vespa crabro chromosome 1, iyVesCrab1.2, whole genome shotgun sequence genomic region harbors:
- the LOC124425523 gene encoding protein draper-like isoform X4 has translation MAVLSEHMISVFVVIALISTSALAVLEGPNVCTRQDTYKITVKVSEQKPYTVRENTWCLSFPPRCSKYKVVFKTVYREQEITKQKPVEECCSGYTETTSRDRCIPICSEDCRHGTCIAPDVCKCESGYGGPLCDFKCPLGKWGRNCQEDCMCQNNATCDPFDGKCLCSRGWKGKYCDQTCSPDKFGQDCGEQCRCRNGGSCHHITGECLCAPGYTGPLCDNLCPAGKHGNECKSDCTCQNGGVCIPTNGDCYCSAGWMGSVCAHRCPEGFWGQNCTGICDCYNGGGCHHVTGECQCKPGFYDDKCLKICPKDKYGLNCTEDCDCKNGATCSATNGTCICSPGWEGEKCEKRVCEDGVWGENCSKVCQCDQNNTEFCHPWTGHCICKAGWDGETCSRTCPLYTYGKGCQEHCNCKNNAQCSPINGTCICAAGYRGEDCSEICPENRFGEDCVQRCACKNGAKCSPEDGRCNCTAGNMTCDHVTGEYVCRSGYMGLTCEHPCPPNRYGLNCASHCYCKNGGECHHVTGICQCMPGWQGESCQTPCQQGTFGVNCTQHCKCQHGRCRSSDGHCRCSRGWTGIRCTEICPEGYYGDQCMEPCECKNDFFTCHPAEGCICRYGYTGENCDEQLFSKNVQQKEESGYGSVIAGIFAAIIVIAVTVTAWFYHRRRVADLKNEIAQVQYIADPVPDRNQFDNPVYAYQGSSRYDDGTTTLLNNRQIRNDLGTNKNVNNERAKLGFGGSMEDDDDCKGAYGLQYDLKNRDADLGNPNLNVYHSIDEMDGKKVEHVYDEIKQNDSEYDRPDHPRPLSTTWKSQYHRMPNGTGPKTQDDDAGPSQIKDKDPELGET, from the exons CTACAAGATCACTGTAAAAGTATCAGAGCAGAAACCTTACACCGTACGAGAGAATACATGGTGTCTAAGCTTCCCACCGAGATGTTCCAAATACAAAGTTGTTTTCAAGACTGTCTACAGGGAACAG GAAATAACGAAGCAAAAACCAGTAGAGGAATGTTGCAGTGGTTATACTGAAACAACAAGTCGTGATCGTTGCATTCCCATTTGTTCGGAAGATTGTCGACATGGAACTTGTATCGCACCGGACGTTTGTAAATGTGAATCCGGTTATGGTGGACCTCTCTGTGATTTCA aatgtcCATTGGGAAAATGGGGTAGAAATTGTCAAGAAGATTGTATGTGTCAAAATAATGCAACCTGTGATCCTTTCGATGGGAAATGTTTATGCTCGAGAGGTTGGAAAGGCAAGTATTGTGATCAAACATGTTCACCAGATAAGTTTGGTCAGGATTGTGGCGAACAATGTCGATGTAGAAATGGTGGAAGTTGTCATCACATAACTGGAGAATGTCTCTGTGCTCCTGGTTACACAGGTCCTTT GTGTGATAATCTTTGTCCTGCTGGTAAACATGGGAATGAATGTAAGTCAGATTGCACGTGTCAAAATGGTGGAGTGTGCATTCCCACGAATGGCGATTGTTACTGTTCAGCTGGTTGGATG GGTTCTGTATGTGCTCATCGTTGTCCGGAAGGTTTCTGGGGTCAAAATTGTACGGGGATCTGCGATTGTTATAACGGTGGTGGCTGTCATCACGTTACCGGAGAGTGTCAATGTAAACCTGGCTTTTACGATGATAAA TGTTTGAAGATTTGTCCAAAAGACAAATACGGTTTGAATTGCACGGAAGATTGCGATTGTAAAAACGGTGCCACTTGTTCAGCGACTAACGGTACTTGTATCTGTAGTCCAGGTTGGGAAGGAGAGAAATGTGAGAAAAGAGTTTGCGAAGATGGTGTCTGGGGAGAAAATTGTtccaag GTTTGTCAATGCGATCAAAACAACACAGAATTCTGTCACCCATGGACTGGTCATTGTATCTGTAAAGCTGGCTGGGATGGTGAAACTTGTAGTAGAACTTGTCCGTTATATACTTATGGCAAAGGGTGTCAGGAACATTGCAATTGCAAGAACAACGCTCAATGTTCTCCGATAAATGGAACTTGTATTTGTGCAGCTGGTTACAGAGGAGAAGATTGTAGCGAAATCTGTCCTGAAAATAGATTCGGAGAGGATTGTGTTCAGAGGTGTGCTTGCAAAAACGGTGCTAAGTGTTCACCCGAGGATGGCCGTTGCAATTGCACTGCAG gtAACATGACGTGTGATCATGTCACTGGCGAATACGTATGTCGTTCTGGCTATATGGGACTTACCTGTGAACATCCTTGTCCACCTAACAGATACGGTTTAAATTGTGCCagtcattgttattgcaaaAATGGTGGAGAGTGCCATCATGTTACTGGAATATGCCAATGTATGCCAGGATGGCAAGGTGAATCCTGTCAAACTCCTTGCCAACAAGGTACTTTCGGTGTCAATTGTACTCAACATTGCAAGTGTCAACATGGTAGATGTAGATCCAGTGATGGTCATTGTCGTTGCTCTCGTGGTTGGACAGGTATCAGGTGTACCGAAA tTTGCCCTGAGGGTTATTACGGTGATCAGTGCATGGAGCCTTGCGAATGTAAGAATGATTTCTTCACGTGTCATCCTGCTGAAGGGTGTATCTGTAGATACGGTTATACAG GTGAAAATTGTGACGAACAACTCTTTTCAAAAAATGTTCAACAAAAGGAAGAATCCGGTTATGGTAGTGTGATAGCAGGTATATTTGCAGCGATTATTGTAATCGCTGTGACTGTGACAGCTTGGTTTTATCATCGTCGTAGAGTGGCAGATTTGAAGAACGAGATAGCCCAAGTTCAATACATTGCTGATCCTGTACCTG aTCGAAATCAATTCGATAATCCTGTTTACGCCTATCAAGGCTCTTCGAGATATGACGATGGTACGACTACGTTATTGAATAATCGCCAAATTAGAAACGATCTTGgcacaaataaaaatgttaacaatgaGAGAGCTAAACTTGGTTTTGGTGGAAGCAtggaagatgatgatgattgtAAAG gtgCCTATGGACTGCAATATGATTTAAAGAACAGAGATGCCGATTTAGGGAATCCAAATTTAAACGTTTACCATAGTATCGATGAGATGGATGGGAAGAAGGTCGAGCATGTTTATGATGAGATTAAACAAAATGATTCAGAATACGATCGTCCAGATCATCCAAGACCATTAAGTACCACTTGGAAGAGTCAATATCATCGAATGCCCAATGGTACCGGACCTAAAACACAAGATGATGATGCTGGACCAAGCCAAATAAAGGACAAGGATCCTGAACTGGGAGAAACTTAA